In Limibacter armeniacum, a single window of DNA contains:
- a CDS encoding amidohydrolase family protein, translating into MIKRLSLLGALLALLIQCAFAQVTKPVNGVVDNRAEAYAFTNATIFVDYQTKLESSTLVIRNGKVEAVGQSVLIPADATVIDLKGKFIYPSFIDMHTHYGLAEPKKGGGSFFGGEQIQSKKEGAYNANESVKAEFAASELFKQDSKEAEALRKQGFGTVLSFQADGVVRGTSSLVTLADDNENLIMLNKKAAAHYAFDKGTSRQMYPVSVMGYAALLRQTYMDAAWYKESGYKEFKDLSLEAFNAQQGIPQIFDANDLMNTLRADKIGDEFGVQYIIKGDGSEYQRMADIKATNAPLVVPVDFPEAYDVDDPYEAMMVTVGKMKHWEMAPTNLSMLENNGITFAITADGLKKKDDFLKNIRKAIQYGLSEQSALKAMTLTPAQLLKADGEIGSLAKGKVANFLIASGNIFEKDTDLYDNWVQGKRYKLKEWIDTDFSGVYALEVADAKYMLEVSGKPEKPSFKIVINDSTEIKVDGSFEEALVSLRFQQDTAKASKGMDIRLSGWVKDQVMKGEGQLPDGSWVRWSAKYEKSLEEKEKKEKDKKEEKAPELGKVMFPFVAFGNEAVPTQQTIIFTNATVWTNESEGIMENTDVMVKDGKIAKIGQGLKERDAVYVDATGKHLTSGIIDEHSHIALSAVNDVDKMSSMVRMADAVDPTNINIYRQLAGGVTAAQLLHGSANPVGGQSALVKLRWGKSAEEMLISGADKYIKFALGENVKRSAWSSSHRYPQTRMGVEQVYMDGFTRAKAYDEEWKAYNALPAKVKAKTAAPRRDLQLEALAEILNGERFISCHSYVQSEINMLMKVAEKFGFRVNTFTHILEGYKVADKMHEHGVGASTFADWWAYKFEVYEAIPYNAALMTQQGVTTAINSDDAEMARRLNQEAAKVVKYGGLSEEEVWKMVTLNPAKLLHLDDRMGSVKVGKDADLVLWTDNPLSIYAKAEKTLVDGVVYYDMEQDLAKREAIRQEKARITMKMKAEKKAGAPTRKPTPTQLHDWHCTDIMFNEASAQHGH; encoded by the coding sequence ATGATCAAACGACTATCGTTGCTGGGTGCGCTTTTGGCTTTGCTGATACAGTGTGCCTTTGCACAGGTGACTAAGCCTGTCAATGGCGTGGTGGACAACAGGGCTGAAGCCTATGCTTTCACCAATGCAACCATCTTTGTGGACTACCAAACAAAGCTGGAGAGTAGTACACTCGTTATCCGTAATGGCAAAGTGGAGGCTGTAGGGCAGAGTGTACTGATTCCTGCAGATGCTACGGTTATTGACCTGAAAGGCAAATTCATTTATCCATCTTTTATTGATATGCACACCCATTATGGACTTGCTGAGCCTAAAAAAGGTGGAGGAAGTTTCTTTGGAGGAGAGCAAATTCAATCAAAGAAAGAAGGGGCATACAACGCCAATGAGTCTGTAAAGGCAGAGTTTGCGGCATCTGAACTGTTCAAGCAAGATAGCAAGGAAGCGGAAGCTTTGCGTAAGCAGGGTTTTGGTACTGTATTGTCTTTTCAGGCAGATGGTGTGGTAAGAGGTACTTCCTCATTGGTAACACTGGCTGACGACAATGAAAACCTGATCATGCTGAACAAGAAAGCAGCAGCCCACTATGCCTTTGATAAGGGAACTTCCCGTCAGATGTACCCTGTATCTGTCATGGGTTATGCGGCTTTGCTTCGCCAGACCTATATGGATGCTGCCTGGTACAAGGAAAGTGGATACAAGGAATTCAAGGACCTTTCGCTGGAAGCATTCAACGCACAGCAGGGGATTCCTCAGATTTTTGATGCCAATGACCTGATGAATACCCTGAGAGCTGACAAGATTGGGGACGAGTTTGGGGTGCAGTATATCATCAAGGGTGATGGTAGCGAGTACCAGCGCATGGCAGATATCAAGGCGACCAATGCTCCGCTTGTTGTGCCGGTTGATTTTCCTGAAGCATATGATGTAGACGATCCGTATGAGGCAATGATGGTAACAGTAGGCAAGATGAAGCATTGGGAGATGGCGCCAACTAACCTTAGCATGTTGGAGAATAACGGCATTACCTTCGCTATCACAGCAGATGGCTTGAAGAAGAAGGATGACTTCCTGAAAAATATCCGCAAGGCTATCCAATATGGTTTGAGTGAGCAAAGTGCACTGAAGGCAATGACCTTGACGCCTGCTCAATTGCTGAAAGCAGATGGCGAAATTGGTAGTCTTGCAAAAGGTAAGGTGGCCAACTTCCTGATTGCTTCGGGTAATATCTTCGAAAAGGATACAGACCTGTATGACAACTGGGTACAAGGTAAACGCTATAAACTGAAGGAGTGGATTGATACGGATTTCAGTGGTGTATACGCATTGGAAGTAGCGGATGCGAAATATATGTTGGAAGTAAGCGGAAAACCGGAGAAACCGTCTTTCAAGATTGTGATCAACGACAGTACGGAGATCAAGGTGGATGGTTCTTTTGAAGAAGCATTGGTGTCTTTGCGTTTTCAGCAGGATACGGCAAAAGCTTCCAAAGGAATGGATATCCGTTTGTCGGGCTGGGTAAAAGATCAGGTAATGAAAGGAGAAGGACAGTTGCCTGATGGCAGCTGGGTGCGCTGGTCTGCCAAGTATGAGAAATCATTGGAAGAGAAAGAGAAGAAAGAAAAGGACAAGAAAGAAGAGAAGGCACCTGAACTGGGTAAGGTGATGTTTCCGTTTGTGGCTTTCGGAAATGAGGCTGTACCCACACAGCAGACGATCATCTTTACCAATGCAACAGTATGGACCAACGAGTCTGAGGGGATTATGGAAAATACGGATGTGATGGTGAAAGACGGAAAGATTGCAAAAATCGGTCAGGGACTGAAAGAGCGTGATGCCGTGTATGTGGATGCAACAGGCAAGCACCTGACAAGTGGTATCATCGATGAGCACTCACACATTGCGCTTTCAGCTGTTAATGATGTGGACAAGATGTCTTCCATGGTGAGAATGGCGGATGCGGTTGATCCAACCAATATCAATATCTACCGTCAGTTGGCAGGTGGCGTGACAGCCGCACAGCTATTGCACGGTTCTGCAAACCCTGTGGGCGGTCAGTCAGCATTGGTGAAACTGAGATGGGGTAAGTCGGCAGAGGAAATGCTGATCTCAGGAGCGGACAAGTACATCAAATTTGCCTTGGGTGAAAACGTGAAGCGTTCTGCTTGGAGTAGCTCTCACCGTTATCCGCAAACAAGAATGGGTGTGGAGCAGGTGTATATGGATGGCTTCACAAGAGCTAAGGCTTATGACGAAGAGTGGAAGGCTTACAATGCACTTCCTGCAAAGGTAAAGGCAAAAACAGCAGCCCCTCGTCGTGATTTGCAGCTGGAGGCATTGGCAGAAATCCTGAATGGTGAACGCTTTATCTCATGCCACTCTTATGTACAGTCAGAGATCAATATGCTGATGAAAGTGGCAGAGAAATTCGGTTTCCGTGTCAATACTTTTACCCACATTCTGGAAGGTTACAAGGTGGCAGACAAGATGCATGAGCACGGTGTAGGCGCTTCCACTTTTGCAGACTGGTGGGCTTACAAGTTTGAGGTGTATGAGGCAATCCCTTACAACGCGGCACTGATGACGCAGCAGGGCGTAACAACAGCCATCAACTCGGATGATGCTGAAATGGCAAGACGCCTGAATCAAGAGGCCGCTAAAGTAGTAAAGTACGGTGGCTTGTCAGAAGAGGAAGTATGGAAAATGGTTACCCTGAATCCTGCCAAGCTGTTGCATCTGGATGACAGAATGGGTAGCGTAAAAGTAGGAAAGGATGCCGATTTGGTACTTTGGACAGACAATCCGCTGTCAATCTATGCCAAGGCTGAAAAGACATTGGTGGATGGCGTAGTGTATTACGATATGGAACAGGATCTGGCAAAACGTGAGGCAATCAGACAGGAGAAGGCTAGAATCACCATGAAAATGAAGGCAGAGAAGAAAGCTGGAGCGCCAACCCGTAAGCCAACTCCTACTCAACTGCATGATTGGCACTGTACAGATATCATGTTCAATGAAGCATCTGCACAGCATGGTCATTAG
- a CDS encoding amidohydrolase family protein, with protein sequence MNKIIKYILPLFVTCWAGSAMAQVPTPAPKQDTPILVKGATVHTGAGTVIENGAVAFEDGKITYVGSADGFTMTGSFKEVDAAGQHVYPGLILPTTDLGLVEIGQVSASKDEREEGSINPEVRALVAYNTDSHLPPTIRSNGILMAQIAPQGGLFSGTSSIVQLDAWNWEDAAYSVDEGIHLNWPSRYLSPRWWMGETDVRVNKKYNELTEEVEKTLRDAAAYAQASSPEEVNIKLEALRGLFDGSKTLYMHADIAKSILQGLQLAEELNVKRVVLVGGAQAWYLKDYLKENNIPVILSNIHRLPSVNDEDVDLPYRLAAMLQQEGVLVGLGYREEAMKTRNLPFFAGTAAAYGMDKEEALKMITSNTAKILGVADKTGSLEVGKDATLIISQGDLLDMRTSNVTQAFIQGRDIDLNNKHKMLYQKFKGKYESTEKVN encoded by the coding sequence ATGAATAAAATCATCAAATATATATTGCCACTGTTTGTCACTTGTTGGGCAGGTAGTGCAATGGCGCAGGTGCCTACGCCCGCCCCAAAACAGGATACCCCAATCTTGGTAAAAGGAGCCACAGTCCATACAGGTGCTGGAACCGTAATCGAGAATGGGGCAGTAGCCTTTGAAGACGGTAAAATTACCTATGTGGGCAGTGCCGACGGCTTTACCATGACAGGAAGCTTTAAGGAAGTGGATGCTGCCGGTCAGCATGTGTACCCTGGGCTTATCCTGCCTACAACAGACCTTGGTCTGGTGGAGATCGGTCAGGTCAGTGCTTCCAAAGACGAAAGGGAGGAAGGAAGCATTAACCCTGAGGTAAGGGCTTTGGTAGCCTACAATACAGATTCTCATTTGCCGCCAACTATCCGCTCCAATGGTATTCTGATGGCGCAGATTGCACCACAAGGAGGGCTTTTCTCAGGAACGTCATCTATCGTGCAGTTGGATGCTTGGAACTGGGAAGATGCAGCTTACTCAGTGGATGAAGGAATCCATTTGAACTGGCCTAGCAGGTACCTGTCTCCACGTTGGTGGATGGGTGAAACAGATGTAAGAGTCAACAAAAAGTATAACGAGTTGACAGAAGAAGTGGAGAAAACCCTGCGCGATGCGGCAGCCTATGCACAGGCTTCCTCTCCTGAAGAAGTGAATATCAAATTGGAAGCATTACGTGGTTTGTTTGATGGCAGCAAGACACTTTACATGCATGCAGATATTGCCAAAAGTATTTTGCAAGGATTGCAGCTAGCGGAAGAACTTAACGTGAAGCGTGTGGTACTGGTGGGAGGCGCACAGGCTTGGTACCTGAAGGATTACCTGAAGGAAAATAACATCCCTGTAATCCTGAGTAACATTCACCGATTGCCTTCTGTAAATGATGAGGATGTGGACTTGCCTTACCGATTGGCTGCCATGCTGCAACAGGAAGGCGTATTGGTTGGACTGGGTTATAGAGAAGAAGCCATGAAAACCCGAAACCTGCCATTCTTTGCTGGTACGGCTGCTGCCTATGGCATGGACAAGGAAGAAGCCTTGAAAATGATTACTTCCAATACCGCCAAGATTCTGGGTGTGGCAGACAAGACAGGTTCACTGGAAGTGGGCAAGGACGCTACCCTGATCATCTCGCAAGGCGATCTGCTGGATATGAGAACCAGCAATGTAACACAGGCTTTTATCCAAGGAAGAGACATTGACCTGAACAACAAGCATAAGATGCTTTACCAAAAGTTCAAGGGCAAGTATGAGTCAACTGAAAAGGTAAACTGA
- a CDS encoding immunity 49 family protein, with translation MTRYRKGVDQLNEMPLELHKNSVIHEDAISLVMVKLLREMLSHDMSGQFALLQEAKQTIKEHIGEMDKFREEYILWNDLPLLNVYAMIFGRDEEGYNKELAEALELHKEYWSQEVTHDNGHVELRHRDWKGWIAWRLVAAACIARSNGLMTKIQTPYLPEWLLAGDFEGLPTTVEVE, from the coding sequence ATTACCCGTTACCGCAAAGGAGTGGATCAGCTGAATGAAATGCCACTGGAGCTGCACAAGAACTCTGTCATTCATGAGGATGCCATCAGCCTGGTGATGGTCAAGCTGCTGCGTGAGATGCTTAGCCATGATATGTCTGGTCAGTTTGCCCTGCTGCAAGAAGCCAAGCAAACTATCAAGGAGCATATCGGGGAGATGGACAAGTTCAGGGAGGAATATATCCTTTGGAACGACCTGCCGCTGCTCAACGTCTATGCCATGATCTTCGGCAGAGATGAGGAAGGTTACAATAAGGAACTGGCAGAAGCCTTGGAATTGCACAAGGAGTATTGGTCGCAAGAAGTAACACACGACAATGGGCACGTTGAACTCCGCCATCGAGACTGGAAAGGTTGGATAGCTTGGCGATTGGTGGCAGCTGCTTGCATAGCCCGTTCCAACGGGTTGATGACCAAGATTCAAACGCCTTATTTACCTGAGTGGTTATTGGCAGGAGACTTTGAAGGGTTGCCGACTACTGTTGAAGTTGAATGA
- a CDS encoding Gfo/Idh/MocA family protein yields MKRITALLGIMLMLTWNAFAQEKPLKVGVIGLTHTHVHGIFGSEGRGDIEIVGIVEPNKELAQRYANMYKFSLEKVYNSMGELIEAKHPEAVTAFGTIYDHLKIVETCAPLGIHVTVEKPLAVSMDHARKMEALAKKHNIQLLTNYETTWYPSNQKAYELVNQDKVIGDIRKVIVRDGHKGPKKIGVDSEFLEWLTDPELNGGGAITDFGCYGANLMTWLMKGKKPNSVTAITQQLQAENNPKVDDEAIIILQYDSAVALIQASWNWPIGRKDMEIYGLKGVVYADNKKDVRVRISEGYDGFTEDAQTLEERKAPYDDPFSFLAAVINNEIKLQPFDLSSLENNMVVVEILDAAIRSAKSNKTIELKH; encoded by the coding sequence ATGAAAAGAATAACAGCACTCTTAGGAATCATGCTGATGTTGACGTGGAATGCATTTGCACAGGAAAAGCCCTTGAAGGTTGGGGTAATCGGGTTGACACATACCCATGTACATGGCATTTTTGGGAGTGAAGGCAGGGGAGATATCGAGATTGTCGGGATTGTAGAACCGAATAAGGAACTGGCGCAGCGTTATGCCAATATGTATAAGTTCTCGTTGGAAAAAGTCTACAACTCTATGGGTGAGCTGATTGAGGCAAAGCATCCTGAAGCAGTGACGGCATTCGGAACCATCTATGACCACCTGAAGATTGTGGAGACTTGTGCGCCATTAGGTATTCATGTGACGGTGGAAAAACCATTGGCGGTAAGTATGGATCATGCAAGGAAAATGGAAGCGTTAGCCAAAAAACATAATATCCAATTGCTGACCAACTATGAAACAACTTGGTACCCATCTAACCAGAAAGCCTATGAGTTGGTCAATCAGGACAAGGTAATTGGTGATATCAGAAAAGTAATCGTTCGGGATGGACACAAAGGCCCTAAAAAGATTGGCGTAGACTCTGAGTTTCTGGAATGGCTGACAGACCCTGAGCTGAATGGCGGAGGAGCTATCACAGACTTTGGTTGCTATGGTGCCAACCTGATGACGTGGCTGATGAAAGGCAAGAAGCCGAATAGTGTAACAGCTATTACACAACAGCTTCAGGCAGAAAACAATCCAAAGGTAGATGATGAAGCGATTATCATCTTGCAGTATGACAGTGCCGTGGCATTGATACAGGCTTCTTGGAACTGGCCAATCGGCAGGAAAGATATGGAGATTTATGGCCTGAAGGGCGTCGTGTATGCAGACAACAAAAAAGATGTGCGTGTCCGCATCTCGGAAGGGTATGACGGTTTTACAGAAGATGCCCAAACATTGGAAGAAAGAAAAGCCCCTTATGATGATCCTTTCTCCTTCTTGGCGGCAGTTATAAATAATGAGATAAAGTTACAGCCTTTCGATCTGTCATCACTGGAAAACAATATGGTGGTAGTGGAGATATTGGATGCAGCCATCAGAAGTGCGAAGTCAAACAAGACGATTGAGTTGAAACACTAA
- a CDS encoding SpoIIE family protein phosphatase produces MATYINTNSFERKVLNFSAITTSFFSALAIIYDLLYGEGNIVVFMFTFNAICNFTFVLTAKGQLSEKTVIGFFIFNGIFALYAWYAFGNIENLCNMCGLLMATQVRVVLNHNVKVVNVLSISFAILLTFLHIIAIVYPSYIPTVNRELVFFNLGGMFVTYTFITLAIKHYSQKVMEERKTVQQQQEELAVQNEELQVNNEELISNQEEISAQREKIGRQHNELQRANNDLLNSINYANHIQTALFSSSIEKLDREKSFVINMPKDIVSGDFCFVREVGNVTYIVQGDCTGHGVPGAILTVIATEILDKVIVDKKNWSPKEILTELDNEMEKRLRQKGRMNLDGLEAGILAIDNKVHVALYAGAKRPLIYWNSDGRSFEIVKGTKKAVGNVMNVENEYREHIFKVRSGDRFYLFTDGYVDQFGGKNNKKYSSKRFLKTITELSDTGILEQAEILTDEFNNWKGNKRQIDDVMVLGIEV; encoded by the coding sequence ATGGCAACATATATTAATACCAACTCATTTGAGCGTAAAGTGCTCAACTTTTCTGCTATTACAACCAGTTTCTTTTCTGCCTTGGCCATTATCTATGACCTACTTTATGGGGAGGGAAATATAGTGGTCTTTATGTTTACTTTTAATGCGATTTGCAATTTCACATTTGTACTGACAGCAAAAGGACAGTTGAGTGAAAAAACCGTAATCGGCTTTTTTATCTTTAATGGAATCTTTGCCCTATACGCTTGGTATGCTTTCGGAAATATCGAAAACCTATGCAATATGTGTGGTCTCCTGATGGCAACACAAGTCAGGGTTGTACTCAATCACAATGTCAAAGTAGTCAATGTACTTTCCATCTCATTCGCCATTCTGCTGACATTCCTCCATATCATAGCTATCGTCTATCCATCCTATATCCCGACTGTCAACAGGGAACTGGTATTCTTTAACCTTGGAGGTATGTTTGTGACCTATACCTTTATCACATTGGCAATCAAACACTATAGCCAAAAGGTAATGGAAGAGCGGAAGACTGTCCAGCAACAGCAAGAAGAATTGGCAGTACAGAACGAAGAACTACAGGTAAATAATGAGGAGCTGATTTCCAATCAGGAGGAGATTTCAGCACAACGGGAGAAGATAGGACGTCAGCATAATGAGTTGCAGAGAGCCAACAATGATCTGCTGAATTCAATCAACTATGCCAACCATATCCAGACTGCGTTGTTCAGCTCTTCCATTGAGAAGCTTGACCGTGAAAAAAGTTTTGTGATCAATATGCCAAAGGATATCGTCTCAGGAGATTTCTGTTTTGTCAGGGAGGTAGGTAACGTGACTTATATTGTGCAGGGAGACTGTACCGGTCATGGAGTGCCGGGTGCTATCCTGACCGTCATTGCAACAGAAATTCTGGATAAGGTGATTGTGGATAAGAAAAACTGGTCACCAAAGGAAATCCTGACCGAACTGGATAATGAGATGGAAAAGCGGTTAAGGCAAAAGGGCAGGATGAACCTTGATGGTTTAGAAGCCGGTATTCTGGCGATTGACAATAAGGTGCATGTGGCTTTGTATGCAGGTGCCAAAAGACCTTTGATCTACTGGAACTCAGATGGCCGTTCATTTGAAATAGTAAAAGGCACCAAGAAAGCGGTAGGTAATGTGATGAATGTGGAGAATGAGTATAGGGAGCATATATTTAAGGTGAGGTCAGGAGACAGGTTCTATTTATTTACGGATGGTTACGTGGATCAGTTTGGTGGAAAGAACAATAAGAAGTACTCATCCAAAAGGTTTTTAAAGACCATTACAGAACTTTCAGATACTGGTATTCTGGAGCAGGCAGAAATACTGACAGATGAATTCAATAACTGGAAAGGAAACAAGCGGCAGATTGATGATGTAATGGTTTTGGGTATTGAGGTTTGA
- a CDS encoding glycosyl hydrolase family 18 protein → MQDILQRLLFSKTVLRRLRQVGLLGYFLCLNVAFSLAADCSGVAEYQTYPSIYMTGDKVVYNGNLYECLTDNLYNVTPGTADHWWSPLGACDGGGGENVDPTVSFVSPQDNALIEQEALSAVAIEVAAADADGTVDAVSITVDGQSFSGTTASWTPSAYGTFAITSTVTDNEGATGTASVSVTISQTVDTPPVVAFVSPSADLTVTQETFEEITVSISATDDGTVTSSQIDIAGTVTSGTTASFTPTAYGDYVVTASATDDANQTTIVSITITVAEPSASTCSYASWSASTTYVGNDIVEYNGLTYKAAWAPAVGAEPTVDDVWKLEGSCGALDCTQYPEWKASVTYQENGMLVTYNDKVYKLLNYWSVGQVPSDTPASWQEFADCGGTGGGTGGQDAEPSVSFTSPTTTTFVMPTFSSIAIAVSATDHNGVVSDVTLAVGGQTFASSTASWTPSAYGTFTITATATNEIGSTVETFDVTIVAESGGSDINADGSIVLTGPFAPTPNTSNQRIVGYIPTWRDTETLDFSKVTHVNVAFLLFDQKEGAAYSDSDFSSGAFHPVHYATLDSMLPGIVERAHNQGATVSIALGGATDFAFLWLMEHYQDNPAMIETIANQVVDYVNLYNLDGVDLDLECWWQDASIAGTSEQGGRTRGQDAWGGDVDQGAHPAGYGMTLLAKKLRAKMPNKLLSAAVFATPWYANNYDADAAEYLDWVGIMSYDFTGSWDTSPKGPHSALYEVNNSLYQGASDSNPIYSIETAMRYWSGDWSTWQGSGQQVSKDKLVIGVPFYGYDLNTKKSQAGQSGNGYHFITYAEILADYPNADTSYDPNDPNNQGGLVSEDGKLIFFDTPKMVKAKVEYAKAQGTQGTMIWELTYDTADPAKSLLVAMNEANSNARIAGVPLLEQSAIETVFYPNPFKQQISLQFNLKKNGNIAVQVYNLQGKVVKEIIETREKGSQVLELDASDLPEGIYLIKAKTDQFSITKKMLKGRQ, encoded by the coding sequence ATGCAAGACATATTACAAAGACTACTATTCTCAAAGACTGTACTTCGTCGCCTAAGGCAAGTAGGTTTGCTTGGCTACTTTCTATGCTTAAATGTTGCATTCTCATTGGCTGCTGACTGCTCAGGTGTGGCAGAATACCAGACTTATCCGAGCATTTATATGACAGGTGATAAGGTGGTTTACAATGGCAACCTATATGAGTGTCTGACGGATAACCTTTACAATGTTACACCAGGTACGGCAGATCATTGGTGGTCGCCTCTGGGGGCATGTGACGGTGGCGGTGGAGAAAATGTAGACCCAACCGTATCTTTTGTGTCACCTCAGGACAATGCCTTGATTGAGCAGGAAGCACTTTCAGCGGTTGCGATTGAAGTAGCTGCTGCTGACGCTGACGGTACTGTCGATGCTGTTTCAATTACAGTGGACGGACAGTCATTCTCAGGGACTACCGCCTCATGGACACCATCTGCCTATGGTACTTTTGCCATCACTTCCACAGTAACGGACAATGAAGGGGCTACAGGAACAGCCTCCGTTTCCGTTACCATTTCGCAAACAGTCGATACACCTCCAGTGGTGGCTTTTGTAAGTCCATCAGCTGACCTGACGGTTACGCAGGAAACTTTTGAAGAGATAACGGTGTCGATTTCTGCCACTGACGATGGGACGGTCACTTCATCGCAGATTGATATTGCAGGCACAGTAACCAGTGGAACAACAGCTTCCTTCACACCAACAGCTTATGGTGATTATGTGGTGACAGCTTCTGCTACCGATGATGCTAACCAGACTACTATAGTATCGATTACGATCACAGTAGCAGAACCAAGTGCTTCGACTTGTTCATATGCTTCATGGAGTGCGTCCACTACTTATGTGGGAAATGATATTGTAGAGTACAATGGTTTGACTTACAAGGCGGCTTGGGCACCAGCAGTAGGGGCAGAGCCAACGGTAGATGACGTTTGGAAACTGGAAGGCTCATGTGGAGCATTGGATTGTACCCAATATCCTGAGTGGAAAGCTAGCGTAACTTATCAGGAAAATGGTATGCTGGTTACTTATAATGATAAGGTTTACAAGCTGCTGAACTACTGGTCTGTAGGACAGGTGCCTTCAGATACACCAGCTAGCTGGCAGGAATTTGCAGATTGCGGCGGAACGGGTGGTGGCACAGGTGGTCAGGACGCTGAACCGTCTGTAAGTTTTACCTCGCCTACTACCACTACTTTTGTAATGCCCACCTTCTCATCCATTGCAATTGCTGTTTCGGCAACAGACCATAATGGGGTTGTCTCTGATGTGACGTTGGCTGTGGGCGGACAGACTTTTGCTTCCAGTACTGCTTCATGGACACCATCGGCATACGGAACCTTTACTATCACGGCTACGGCAACCAATGAGATCGGTTCTACAGTGGAAACATTTGATGTAACGATTGTGGCTGAAAGTGGTGGAAGTGATATCAATGCTGATGGCTCCATTGTACTGACTGGACCTTTTGCACCTACACCGAATACATCTAACCAGCGTATTGTTGGTTATATCCCAACTTGGAGAGATACCGAAACCCTTGATTTCAGTAAAGTGACACATGTGAACGTTGCGTTCCTGTTGTTTGATCAGAAGGAAGGGGCTGCCTATTCTGATAGCGACTTTTCGAGTGGCGCATTCCATCCAGTACATTATGCTACCTTGGATTCTATGCTGCCGGGTATTGTAGAGCGTGCACACAACCAAGGGGCAACAGTTTCCATTGCATTGGGTGGTGCTACAGACTTCGCCTTCCTTTGGCTGATGGAACATTATCAGGACAATCCTGCCATGATCGAGACGATTGCCAATCAGGTAGTGGACTATGTAAATCTATATAACCTTGATGGTGTTGACCTTGATCTGGAATGTTGGTGGCAGGATGCTTCCATTGCAGGTACTTCTGAGCAAGGTGGACGTACAAGAGGTCAGGATGCATGGGGTGGCGATGTAGACCAAGGGGCGCACCCTGCTGGTTATGGCATGACTTTACTGGCTAAAAAGCTTCGTGCAAAAATGCCGAACAAGTTACTTTCAGCAGCCGTATTTGCTACGCCTTGGTATGCCAATAACTATGACGCTGATGCTGCCGAGTACCTCGACTGGGTAGGTATTATGTCCTATGATTTTACTGGTTCTTGGGATACTTCACCAAAAGGTCCTCATTCAGCTCTGTACGAAGTCAACAACTCCCTTTACCAAGGAGCAAGTGACAGCAACCCGATTTACTCAATCGAGACAGCGATGCGTTACTGGAGCGGTGATTGGTCAACATGGCAAGGTTCAGGACAGCAGGTATCAAAAGACAAGCTGGTGATTGGGGTACCATTCTATGGCTATGACCTGAATACTAAAAAGTCACAGGCAGGACAGTCAGGCAATGGTTACCATTTTATCACTTATGCCGAAATATTGGCAGATTATCCTAATGCGGATACTTCTTATGACCCGAATGACCCGAACAATCAGGGTGGATTGGTCAGTGAGGATGGTAAGCTGATCTTCTTTGATACACCGAAGATGGTGAAGGCTAAGGTAGAATATGCCAAGGCGCAAGGTACTCAGGGAACGATGATTTGGGAGCTGACTTACGACACGGCTGATCCTGCGAAGAGTTTGCTGGTGGCTATGAACGAGGCGAACAGCAATGCCCGCATTGCGGGAGTGCCATTGTTGGAACAGTCTGCTATTGAAACGGTATTTTATCCAAACCCATTTAAGCAGCAGATAAGCCTTCAGTTTAACCTGAAAAAGAATGGCAATATCGCAGTGCAGGTGTATAACCTTCAAGGCAAGGTGGTGAAAGAAATCATCGAAACAAGGGAGAAAGGAAGTCAGGTATTGGAGCTGGATGCCTCAGACTTGCCGGAAGGGATTTACCTGATCAAGGCAAAGACAGATCAGTTTAGTATCACAAAGAAAATGCTTAAAGGACGTCAATAA